The Bacteroidota bacterium genome window below encodes:
- a CDS encoding T9SS type A sorting domain-containing protein, translating into MKKIFVFLFCVFSVSVFSQNTVPFIFEIQEFPRTNAPGIQSYVLGHYNDYWLLIGGRTDGMHSFPLPPAGGFPTVSANKNFIVYNPVTDSVWTRSIYQDLSVANAEQFRSTNMQSYQTGNTLYLCGGYGKDSSIGSGSLDSFITFPKFTAINVSGMINAIKSNSSVSSFIRTLTDTTFAVTGGILGRIGTSYYLTVGQKFTGKYAFPASGPPLFVQQYNNAIKKFDIVDNGVTLSITNKSYIVDTVNLHRRDLNVVPQITSTSGNQSMTIYGGVFQYTQDVPFVNPVYIGANSISVENTFLQKYSQYECPVIPLYDSVRNDMSNLFLGGISLYRYDTLLHKSVIDTCNFGGPAPCVPFISDITAITKFSNGTSKDSVLPVRFPSNRRLGAEQHMVYDAGLPRYSNDVVKLRSLTGRTFAGYLYGGIEAFEANPFVQMLSSHSQVTGVGSVASNRIFKVYLTPNTVGINPLGSYIPSDYKLFQNFPNPFNPTTRIKFDIPQSGFVSLKIYDVMGREVDNLVNQNLKAGSYEMEFNGMNKSSGIYYYKIYTEKYQETKKMILVK; encoded by the coding sequence ATGAAAAAAATCTTCGTTTTTTTGTTTTGTGTATTTTCTGTATCTGTTTTTTCTCAAAACACAGTCCCGTTTATTTTTGAAATCCAGGAATTTCCGAGAACCAATGCTCCGGGTATTCAGTCATATGTACTTGGTCATTATAATGATTACTGGCTATTAATCGGCGGACGGACGGACGGAATGCACTCGTTTCCTCTTCCGCCTGCAGGCGGCTTCCCAACAGTTTCCGCAAATAAAAACTTCATTGTTTATAATCCTGTAACCGATAGCGTGTGGACACGAAGTATTTATCAGGATTTATCTGTAGCAAATGCAGAGCAATTCCGCTCTACTAATATGCAATCATATCAGACAGGAAATACTCTTTATTTATGTGGAGGGTATGGAAAAGATTCAAGCATCGGCTCAGGCTCACTTGATTCATTTATAACATTTCCAAAATTCACAGCTATTAATGTCAGCGGAATGATAAATGCGATTAAGTCTAACAGTTCTGTCAGTTCTTTTATCAGAACATTAACAGATACAACATTTGCAGTTACGGGTGGTATATTAGGAAGAATCGGAACTTCTTATTATTTAACAGTAGGGCAGAAATTTACAGGCAAGTATGCTTTTCCTGCATCAGGTCCGCCGCTTTTTGTACAACAGTATAATAATGCAATTAAGAAATTTGATATAGTAGATAACGGTGTTACACTAAGCATTACAAATAAATCATATATAGTTGATACAGTAAATCTTCACAGAAGAGATTTAAATGTTGTTCCTCAGATTACAAGCACATCCGGTAATCAGAGTATGACAATTTACGGAGGGGTATTTCAATATACTCAGGATGTACCTTTTGTAAATCCTGTTTACATAGGAGCAAATTCAATTTCAGTTGAAAACACTTTCCTGCAGAAATACAGTCAATATGAGTGTCCTGTAATTCCTTTATATGATTCTGTAAGAAATGACATGAGTAATTTATTCCTTGGTGGAATAAGCTTGTACAGGTATGATACTTTGCTGCATAAATCTGTAATTGATACATGTAACTTCGGAGGACCTGCTCCATGTGTGCCATTTATAAGTGATATCACTGCGATTACAAAATTTTCAAATGGAACAAGTAAGGATTCTGTACTTCCAGTAAGATTTCCTTCAAACAGAAGACTTGGGGCAGAGCAGCATATGGTATATGATGCAGGGCTTCCAAGGTATTCGAATGATGTGGTGAAGCTTCGTTCATTAACGGGTAGAACATTTGCAGGTTATTTGTACGGAGGAATTGAAGCATTTGAAGCAAACCCTTTTGTTCAGATGTTAAGTTCTCATAGTCAGGTAACCGGTGTTGGTTCAGTTGCTTCAAATAGAATTTTCAAAGTTTATCTTACTCCAAATACAGTGGGTATAAATCCTTTGGGTTCTTATATTCCTTCTGATTACAAATTATTCCAGAATTTCCCGAATCCGTTTAACCCTACCACCAGAATAAAATTTGATATCCCTCAAAGCGGATTTGTATCTCTAAAAATATATGATGTCATGGGAAGAGAAGTTGATAACTTAGTAAATCAGAATTTGAAAGCCGGAAGCTATGAAATGGAATTCAACGGGATGAATAAATCTTCAGGGATTTATTACTATAAAATATACACTGAAAAATATCAGGAAACAAAGAAAATGATTTTAGTAAAATAG
- a CDS encoding efflux RND transporter periplasmic adaptor subunit produces the protein MNKYIKFAIIILVIGAALYFIIPKLSSKEKPQTQNQSQGDGTTSADGYVIKSTDLDNEIQAVGTIRANEEVEIRSEVSRKITGIYFKEGSKVGRGKTLFKLDDADLIASMNKLKLDEQLAVLNEKRNKELLDKGLLSQSDYDIQINNLAKIRADMESIQIQIDKTNIRAPFSGFVGLRNVSVGSYATPTNVLTTMQDLSKLKIDFSIPEKYINFFKIGQKIFFKVAGIDEEYEGEVYAFEPKVENGTKTLILRAISNRSNSKLLPGSFTNVRLIMKQISDAMLVPTQAVIPNLKGQSVYIADNGKVKEVSVELGNRLEDMVQIIGDIKQGDTLITTNILRLKPNSKVKIVKVSN, from the coding sequence TTGAATAAATACATTAAATTCGCAATTATTATATTAGTTATAGGTGCAGCTCTGTACTTTATAATACCAAAACTTTCCTCGAAAGAAAAACCTCAAACCCAAAACCAATCTCAAGGCGATGGCACAACCTCTGCTGATGGTTATGTAATAAAATCCACTGATTTAGATAATGAAATTCAGGCAGTCGGTACTATTCGCGCAAATGAAGAAGTAGAAATTCGAAGCGAAGTTTCCCGAAAGATTACCGGAATTTATTTTAAAGAAGGTTCAAAGGTTGGAAGAGGTAAAACTTTGTTTAAACTTGACGATGCCGATTTAATAGCAAGTATGAATAAACTCAAGTTAGATGAACAGCTTGCTGTATTAAATGAAAAGAGAAATAAAGAACTTCTTGATAAGGGACTCTTATCACAATCAGATTATGATATACAAATAAATAATCTGGCAAAGATAAGGGCTGATATGGAATCAATCCAAATTCAGATTGATAAAACAAATATTCGCGCTCCTTTCAGCGGGTTTGTAGGCTTAAGAAATGTAAGTGTTGGCAGCTATGCAACTCCAACGAATGTATTAACTACAATGCAGGATTTAAGCAAACTTAAGATAGATTTTTCTATACCGGAAAAATATATCAACTTTTTTAAAATTGGGCAGAAAATATTTTTTAAAGTTGCCGGAATCGATGAAGAATACGAAGGAGAAGTATATGCATTCGAACCTAAAGTGGAAAATGGTACAAAAACTTTAATACTGAGAGCTATTAGTAACAGATCTAACTCTAAGCTTTTACCCGGAAGTTTTACAAATGTACGTTTAATAATGAAGCAGATAAGCGACGCTATGCTTGTACCAACTCAGGCCGTGATTCCAAACCTTAAAGGACAAAGTGTTTATATTGCTGATAACGGAAAAGTGAAGGAAGTAAGTGTAGAATTAGGAAACAGGTTAGAAGACATGGTTCAGATTATTGGAGACATTAAACAGGGTGATACATTAATTACTACAAATATTTTACGTCTGAAACCTAATTCAAAAGTCAAAATCGTTAAAGTTAGTAATTAA
- a CDS encoding efflux RND transporter permease subunit, translated as MSLSDTSIKRPVFAMVMSIILIIMGFVGFRFLQIREYPSIDPPIVTVTTNYPGANSDVIETQITEPLEEGVNGIEGIRTLTSTSREGVSSITVEFNLDRDLESAANDVRDRVSRSLKNLPNDVDPPIVEKADADATPIIFLTVYSDTRNILEVSKFASDVIGERMQTINGVGSVRIFGEKKLAIRLRLDPSKMAAYKVTPLDIQSVLNKQNVDLPSGKIEGWSTELTIRTFGRLNSIDEFNNLTIKEDNGRVVKLSDIGFAEYGAENERSALKRNGRPGVGVAVLPQAGANVIEISDEFHKRLEKLKTEVPEDIKLDLGFDFSTFVRKTLSEVEETIFIAFGLVVFIIFLFLRDWRSTLIPVIAIPISIIATFFVMYLLNFSINVLSLVGIILAIGLVCDDAIVVLENIYTKIEDGMSPKQAAFKGAREIYFAVISTTITLAAVFFPILFIQGQVGRLFREFGVVIAVSVLISAFVALSLSPMLSAFILKRHDAHNKFYNMTEPFFVWLTKTYNNSLEKFMRVRWVSFILVVAAFAIIFFIGSQLKSELAPLEDRSNIRISATAPEGASYEFTERYLDEMTKYVMDSIPEVSSPLTLVAIGGGSSATNTGGLSLYLKDPDERERSQKEIFAQLSKALNSFYGVRGFPTQPPTIGARFGGQPIQFVIMSNNFDSLANILPKFLDEAKKNPILQFVDANLKVNKPELAITIDRGKADALGVTIQDVAQVLQTALAGVRYGYFIQGEKQYQIIGQLEREYRDKPGDLDNIYVKNKRGELIQLSSLVSLKEEATAPSRFRFNRFSAATISAAPVPPNTLGDGLKAMEDVAKKVLNENYTTALAGESRDFAESSSSLLFTFVFAIVIIFLVLAAQFESFIDPFIILLTVPLAITGAILSLWITGQTINIFSQIGIIMLVGLVTKNAILIVEFANQRKQEGLTKLEAVIEAAEARFRPIIMTTLATTLGILPIALGFGAGSRISLGIAVVGGLLFSTFLTLFIVPAIYSYIAKAKANVIEDEEPEPEKSQITDKSQDEIYAPS; from the coding sequence TTGAGCTTATCAGATACATCCATAAAGAGACCCGTATTTGCAATGGTAATGAGTATTATTCTCATTATTATGGGTTTTGTTGGATTCAGATTTTTGCAAATAAGAGAATATCCTAGCATTGACCCTCCAATTGTAACGGTAACTACAAATTATCCGGGAGCAAATTCAGATGTTATCGAAACACAAATCACCGAACCCCTTGAAGAGGGAGTAAATGGTATTGAAGGAATAAGAACACTAACTTCTACTTCCCGTGAAGGAGTCAGCTCTATTACAGTAGAATTTAATCTAGATAGAGATTTAGAATCTGCAGCAAATGATGTAAGAGACAGAGTAAGCCGCTCATTGAAAAATCTCCCGAATGATGTTGACCCTCCCATAGTTGAAAAAGCCGATGCAGATGCAACTCCAATTATCTTTTTAACAGTTTATAGCGATACAAGAAATATATTAGAAGTCAGCAAGTTTGCTTCCGATGTAATTGGTGAAAGAATGCAAACTATTAATGGTGTAGGTTCAGTGCGGATTTTTGGCGAAAAAAAATTAGCCATAAGATTGCGCCTTGACCCAAGCAAGATGGCTGCATATAAAGTTACACCTCTGGATATTCAAAGTGTATTAAATAAGCAAAATGTTGATTTACCTTCAGGTAAAATAGAAGGGTGGTCTACAGAACTGACCATAAGAACATTTGGCAGACTAAATAGCATTGATGAGTTTAATAATCTAACGATTAAAGAAGACAATGGAAGAGTAGTAAAATTAAGTGATATTGGATTTGCAGAATACGGCGCGGAAAACGAACGTTCTGCTCTTAAACGTAATGGCAGACCCGGAGTTGGTGTAGCAGTTCTTCCTCAGGCAGGTGCAAATGTCATTGAAATCTCAGATGAATTTCATAAAAGACTGGAAAAATTAAAAACAGAAGTTCCTGAAGATATAAAGTTAGATTTGGGATTCGACTTCTCAACTTTTGTCAGGAAGACTTTAAGTGAAGTAGAGGAAACAATTTTTATTGCATTCGGACTTGTTGTATTCATCATATTTCTTTTCTTAAGAGACTGGCGCTCGACCTTAATTCCCGTTATTGCAATTCCTATTTCTATTATTGCTACATTCTTTGTCATGTATCTTCTGAATTTCTCCATTAACGTGCTTTCATTAGTAGGAATAATTTTGGCTATTGGTTTAGTATGCGATGATGCCATAGTAGTACTGGAAAATATTTATACAAAAATTGAAGACGGAATGTCGCCTAAACAGGCAGCATTTAAAGGTGCAAGGGAAATCTACTTTGCCGTTATTTCTACTACTATTACTCTTGCTGCGGTATTTTTTCCTATCCTATTTATCCAAGGTCAGGTTGGAAGATTATTCAGAGAGTTTGGTGTTGTGATTGCAGTCTCTGTTTTAATTTCGGCTTTTGTTGCCTTAAGTTTAAGCCCTATGCTTAGCGCGTTTATTCTCAAAAGGCATGATGCTCACAACAAGTTTTATAATATGACTGAGCCGTTTTTTGTATGGCTTACTAAAACTTACAATAACTCTCTTGAAAAATTTATGAGAGTAAGATGGGTGAGCTTCATATTAGTTGTTGCAGCTTTTGCAATAATATTTTTTATCGGCAGTCAGTTGAAATCTGAGTTAGCTCCCTTGGAAGACCGTTCTAATATAAGAATTTCCGCTACAGCACCTGAAGGGGCGTCGTATGAATTTACGGAACGTTATCTTGATGAAATGACAAAATATGTAATGGATTCTATTCCGGAAGTATCATCTCCTTTAACTTTAGTTGCAATTGGCGGAGGAAGCAGCGCTACAAACACCGGTGGATTAAGTTTGTATTTGAAAGACCCAGATGAAAGAGAAAGATCACAGAAAGAAATCTTTGCCCAGCTTTCTAAAGCTCTTAATAGTTTTTATGGTGTACGTGGGTTTCCTACTCAGCCGCCTACAATCGGAGCAAGGTTTGGCGGGCAGCCTATTCAATTCGTAATTATGTCAAATAATTTTGATAGTCTTGCAAATATTCTTCCTAAATTTTTGGATGAAGCTAAGAAAAATCCTATTTTACAGTTTGTTGATGCTAACTTAAAAGTAAATAAGCCGGAACTTGCTATAACAATTGATAGAGGAAAGGCTGATGCACTTGGTGTTACTATTCAGGATGTTGCGCAGGTTTTGCAGACTGCTCTGGCAGGAGTAAGGTACGGATATTTTATTCAGGGTGAAAAACAATATCAGATAATCGGGCAGCTCGAAAGAGAATACAGAGATAAACCGGGTGATTTAGATAATATATATGTAAAAAATAAACGTGGTGAATTGATTCAATTAAGCAGTCTTGTCTCATTAAAAGAAGAGGCAACTGCACCTTCGAGATTCAGATTCAACAGATTTTCAGCTGCGACAATTTCTGCAGCACCGGTACCTCCGAACACATTAGGTGACGGATTAAAAGCGATGGAAGATGTTGCTAAAAAAGTTTTAAATGAAAATTATACAACGGCACTTGCAGGTGAGTCACGTGATTTTGCGGAAAGCTCCTCGAGTCTTTTGTTCACTTTCGTTTTTGCAATTGTAATTATCTTTCTTGTTCTCGCTGCGCAATTTGAAAGTTTTATTGACCCGTTCATTATTTTGCTTACGGTTCCGTTAGCAATTACAGGGGCTATACTCAGCCTTTGGATTACCGGTCAAACTATAAATATTTTCAGTCAGATTGGTATTATTATGCTTGTTGGTCTTGTTACAAAAAATGCTATACTTATAGTTGAGTTTGCTAATCAACGCAAACAGGAAGGGCTAACAAAACTTGAAGCTGTTATAGAAGCTGCAGAAGCACGTTTCAGACCGATTATCATGACGACACTTGCAACAACTTTGGGAATTTTACCAATTGCTCTTGGTTTTGGTGCCGGAAGCAGAATATCACTTGGTATTGCTGTTGTAGGCGGACTTTTATTTTCTACCTTCTTAACATTATTTATTGTCCCTGCTATTTATTCTTATATTGCCAAGGCAAAAGCAAATGTAATTGAAGATGAAGAACCTGAACCGGAGAAGTCGCAAATAACTGATAAATCACAGGACGAAATTTACGCCCCCTCGTAA
- a CDS encoding T9SS type A sorting domain-containing protein, translating into MRKLILLACLFLLSANLHLSAQQDWYWKSPNPQGNRINQIFTGNNKLFGIGECSTVISTSNAGASWNVINRLTGPEDNITAFQKYDENTYYLGTKYNGMRKTTNGGVNWTGISVIYESSSTGIRGIAFTSASIGYVITYKNIYKTTNGGSSPWNLLTTLPDELTSINFIDNNTGFVTTMGGMEGGVSTLYKTTNGGLNWTSQIFNGWAGNFRILKFVNANTGFIQYGGFANGSRLYKTTNQGLNWTITGTSEVFGRIFIFDENNIAGTDYNDFKSSTDGGATWIIKTQPYLEPIDLYFESIQKGYVLDKNNRISITQNSGDNWAQITEPNGNGSASDVLKVIDFVNNNTGYIAGRNNKIKETTNGGETWTEYETGLEGVSGVDFLDVNTGFVSGNSAWHVYVSKTTNGGASFTPAYVSDDYIGTKVKFANVNTGFVYGYYKFFGTTNGGVNWQAVTLQDDLDIYSIQFINENTGMLCGRVNQSFVNKVYRTTNSGASWIPVYSTPNSLGNTLYKIKMVNDTKGYICGYGISTTTNGGANWYQLYITGIPQGTFISSMDFINEQTGYAAGTGVTYKTTDGGSHWGTGSIPTQARIEDIKFFNASTGIIVGDFGVNLKTTNGGGIFVSAITQVGNSVVSDYQLHQNFPNPFNPVTNIQFDIPKGDFVDLKVYDILGKEIENLVSEFKSAGSYMVTFDASRFGSGVFFYRMKTNGFIQTKRMVIVK; encoded by the coding sequence ATGAGAAAATTAATTTTATTAGCATGCCTTTTTCTACTCTCCGCTAATTTACACTTAAGCGCTCAGCAGGACTGGTACTGGAAAAGTCCTAACCCGCAGGGAAACAGAATCAATCAGATCTTCACCGGCAATAATAAATTATTCGGAATAGGGGAATGTTCAACGGTTATTTCAACAAGCAATGCCGGAGCATCATGGAATGTAATAAACAGGCTTACGGGACCGGAAGATAACATCACGGCTTTTCAGAAATATGATGAGAACACTTATTACCTTGGTACAAAGTATAACGGAATGAGGAAAACTACTAACGGCGGAGTGAACTGGACAGGCATTTCTGTTATTTACGAATCTTCATCAACAGGAATAAGAGGCATTGCCTTTACATCAGCCTCCATCGGATACGTTATAACATATAAAAATATTTATAAGACAACTAACGGAGGTTCATCTCCATGGAATTTGTTAACGACTCTACCCGATGAACTAACATCAATAAATTTTATCGATAATAATACCGGATTTGTAACAACGATGGGTGGTATGGAAGGTGGTGTTTCTACTCTTTACAAAACTACTAATGGCGGTTTAAACTGGACTTCACAGATTTTTAACGGCTGGGCCGGTAATTTTAGAATATTAAAGTTTGTAAACGCAAATACAGGATTTATTCAGTATGGCGGTTTCGCAAACGGAAGCAGATTATATAAAACTACAAATCAGGGTTTGAACTGGACTATTACCGGAACAAGTGAAGTGTTCGGGCGCATATTTATTTTTGATGAAAATAATATTGCCGGCACAGATTATAACGATTTTAAAAGTTCAACTGACGGCGGCGCTACATGGATAATAAAAACGCAGCCCTATTTGGAACCGATTGATTTGTATTTTGAATCAATTCAGAAGGGATATGTTCTTGATAAAAACAACAGAATAAGCATAACACAAAATTCCGGGGATAACTGGGCGCAGATAACTGAACCTAATGGTAACGGCTCAGCAAGTGATGTGCTCAAGGTAATCGATTTTGTAAATAATAATACCGGGTATATTGCGGGACGGAACAATAAAATAAAAGAGACTACAAACGGCGGAGAAACCTGGACAGAATATGAAACAGGTTTAGAAGGTGTTTCAGGGGTAGATTTTTTAGATGTAAATACGGGATTTGTTTCTGGCAATAGTGCATGGCATGTTTACGTAAGTAAAACAACAAACGGCGGAGCAAGTTTTACACCTGCTTACGTTTCAGATGATTATATAGGTACAAAGGTGAAATTTGCAAATGTTAATACAGGATTTGTTTACGGTTACTATAAATTTTTCGGTACAACAAACGGTGGAGTAAACTGGCAGGCGGTAACATTGCAAGATGATTTGGATATTTATTCAATTCAATTCATCAATGAAAATACAGGTATGCTTTGCGGAAGAGTAAATCAGTCATTTGTAAATAAAGTTTACAGAACTACTAATTCCGGAGCAAGCTGGATACCTGTTTATTCTACTCCGAATTCTTTGGGTAATACTCTATATAAAATTAAAATGGTGAACGATACTAAGGGATATATATGCGGGTATGGGATTTCGACCACTACAAACGGGGGAGCGAATTGGTATCAATTATATATTACTGGCATTCCACAAGGTACTTTCATTTCATCAATGGATTTTATTAATGAGCAGACCGGCTATGCAGCAGGTACAGGTGTAACATATAAAACAACTGACGGAGGAAGTCATTGGGGAACGGGTTCAATTCCTACTCAGGCAAGAATAGAAGATATAAAATTTTTTAATGCAAGCACAGGAATAATAGTAGGGGATTTCGGAGTTAATTTGAAAACCACAAACGGAGGGGGAATTTTTGTCTCGGCAATTACTCAGGTAGGTAATTCAGTAGTAAGCGATTATCAGCTTCATCAGAATTTTCCAAATCCTTTTAATCCTGTAACAAATATTCAGTTCGATATTCCGAAAGGAGATTTTGTGGACTTAAAGGTTTATGATATACTTGGTAAAGAAATTGAAAATCTTGTAAGTGAGTTTAAGTCGGCTGGAAGTTATATGGTTACATTTGATGCAAGCCGCTTTGGCAGCGGAGTATTTTTTTACAGAATGAAAACAAACGGATTTATTCAAACGAAAAGAATGGTTATAGTGAAGTGA